The DNA sequence CACTTATGCTATAATTAATCATGAACTGATGATATTAATTAATCAAACTCATTCCCAATAACAACAGACATCCAATCCGGTTGGAGGTATTTTTTACGATGAAAATCCTGAAGTACATGATCTTCCTGGTTGCCGTCCTCTCCTTCATGGTCTTCTTTGGCCATAAAGAGACATTGAGTCCCGAAGAATCACTGGCAATAACGGAATTTGAAAACCTGACAGCGCAAAATTCAACTACGCCGGTTGCGGCCGCTGACCCAACCCCTGGTGCCGGATCCACAACATCAGCCGGTTCCCAGCCGCAAACCAGTCCTGCCACAGATACCACTCCACTGTATTTGAAAACAACCCCCAATGGTACAGTCCTGGAGGACTCCGTTAATGTCCGATCTGGACCAGGCCTTGATTTCCCGGTTGTCACCCAGCTGTACAAAGGAGATCAGGTCATCCTTGGCAACAACTTCAATGGCTGGTATGAACTGAATTTGGATGGACGCAAGTACTATATTTCAGCCGATTTTGTGCTTATGGCACCTGTCCAGTAAACAGTCACAGACTGCTCCTTTCTAGATGAAATCTATACTCTCTTTCCCCTGCCTTAAATTGCATTTCATGAACAAGGGACCATACGATCGTATGGTCCCTTGTCTGCATTCACTTTTCACCTGGATACCGGCAGATCCTAATAATCGAATTGACGGTAGTAGCGCCGGATCCCCATGGGATGGCAAAATTCACGTTCCATATGGGCATCGATGCGATTGTTCACAGCTCTTAAAATCAAGTGGGAAACAGAGCCTCTGTATTCTTCCCGAATTCCTTTCAGCTCGTAGTTTTTCGAATCAATCACCGTATAGTTTCTGCACACTTTCGGAAGGAATCTGGCCACTCGCTCCGCTAAGGGACGCTGGGCATCCTCTCCGATATACAGCACCACCGGGGTCTGGGCATCAATGATTTCCAGTGTTCCGTGGAAAAATTCGGCTGCGCTGATGGATTTGGTCCGGAGCCACAACTGCTCTTCCCAGTAGCACATGGCATAGGAATAGGTCGCACCCCATTGAGTGCCTGAACCAATGAAATAATGCGGCATGTGCGGATTCTCCAGGCAGTAGCGGTATTTGTCCGCCGCGAACTCCTGAGCCCATTCATCCGCTGCTTTCTCCACTTCGGCGAGAGCCTGCGGCAGGTGCGCCTCCATCTCTTCATAATATGTGTCGTATTCAGGAAAATCTCCAGCCTGATACAGAAATCGATCAGCCGTCATAAAGAACTTCAGCTGCTCATTCTTCGGATAGGAGATGCAATAATCACAGAACTCCTCCAACGCGGTATGTTCCAGATCAATGAATCCAAGAATCCTGGCACCGGTCTGCTTCACTTTTCTCGATGCCTGTACCATCTCTTCCGTAGTGCCGGTGACCGAAGAGAACAGAACGATGGAACGATCCGTAATCCTTCGGTTACCGGTAGTCAGATATTCCGATGCATGTTCTACATCAAACGGGATGGCGCTTCTCGCCTTAACATGAGCTTGTGTCTGAAGACCGGACGCCCAGGTTCCCCCAATGCCCATGATGAAAACAGCATCATAGCCCACCTGGCAGAACTGGTCCACCACCGCTTCAATCCTTGGCCGCAGCTCCAGTGCCCCTGTTACGCTCATGACCTGCCGTTCGACATCCAGATTCAACATATGTTCTTCACTCCTTCTTCCAATAGAATCCTTGCACCTGACGAATTCTGAGTTTTATTTGCCGTGTAGTCATTTCAAAGGGAATCAGCCAGATCACGCTGATCCCGAGATGAGGGAATCAGTCGGATCTACCGATGACTCAGCTTGATTGTGCTTTGCTCCAGGGAGCTGCTTACCAGGCTCCTTTATATTCCAGCGTAATGCTTGCACTTTCTGCCCCCAGTGCCATGCAGTCAATGATGGGCAGGTCCAGCAGAATGCCTTTGAGGAAACCCGCGATATAACTGTCTCCTGCTCCCAGTGAGTCCACCGCTTCACAGGGGACAATGCCGTACTGATGATACTCAGTACCATCAAAAACCAGACTGCCGGATTCACCCAGGGTCGCAATGACCAGACGTGGTCCCCGGGCTTTGATATTCGCCATCTGTTTGCGAAGTTCCGGACCATCCGGGCTTTGCGCAGAATAGAAGAAATAATCTGTGGATGCTGCCGCCAGATAAGCTGCGGGACTGTTTGGGTCCGTCGACGCGTCATAGGCGGTCTGTAGTCCGCGTTGTTTCAGACCGGCCAGGTGGTGTTCCAGATGTCCCCAGCAGCCGGTGACTACCAGATCGTGATCGCACAGAAAGTCGATGTCAGTCGCCTGCAGATCAAAGTCACCCACCACTCCTTCTTCATAGGCCCCGAAGATCCGGTCTCCCTCTTTGACGGCAACATGCGTCACTGCCGTCTGGCCCGGAAGAGTGTACAGATGAGTAATGTCGACCCCTTTGTACAACAACGCGCTGCGCAGAATGGTTCCATGATCATCCGGCCCCACCGCTCCGGTGTAGGAGGCTTCTCCCCCCAGTCGCTTAAAATAGACGGCCACATTGACCGCATTCCCTCCCGGATACCCCGTTTCGGCCTCATCATACCAGTCGATGCAGTTATCCCCTGCTGCTGCAATCTTCATTTTCTCCCCCTCTAAAATGTCATGTGTTTCTATTTTCGCCACCATTCGTCAATCCATGGACTTTCCGATTCCAAGCAGAATTACCTGGCAATGGCTTTGCTGCTATCCAGGATTATCCGCTTAATGATAGCTGCCATATCGATCAAGAAATAGAAATTTGTCCGTCTTGATCATCGGTTTGCCCGGAAATTCTTTCATTCTCGGAAAGACCCAAATTAAGCCTATCACCGGGCTTTTCAGGCGTCAACCGCTGCCGGATCGCTTTACGTGTTAGAATGTCGAACCGGAGAAAATAAGCACATATTAACAAAAAACCTGACCCGGAACAGCGCTTTCCCCAAAGCGCTGTTCCAAAGTGTTGTCCCCGCAGGGAACTAACGCTTTCGAAAATAGCAAAGGACTCCGGCTGCCCTTCGGCAATTCGGAGTCCTTTTGCTGAATTAATATTTGAATGAAGTGTCTTATCCGATTTTTTGCTATGACTGAGGCAATCCGCCAGAGCGAACTGCCGGATCAGCGATTCATGGTCTCCGACAGGATCTGCGCGATCTGTCTGGATGCCGTTCCGTCGCCGTAAGGATTCCTGGCCTGACTCATTCGGTCATACTCGGCCTGGTCATCCAGGAGCTGATACAGGGCTGTGGTGATTTCCTCAATTTGGGTCCCGACCAGTTTGAGGGTGCCGGATTCTATCCCTTCCGGCCGTTCGGTCGTGTTGCGCATGACCAGAACAGGTATGCCCAGCGCCGGCGCTTCTTCCTGGATTCCTCCGGAGTCTGTCATGACTACATAAGCCCGAGCCATAATGTTGTGGAACTCCAGAACATCCAGCGGGGGAATCAGCAGCAGATTGTCCAAGTGACCCAGGATCCGATCGGCGGTTGCCCGGATATCCGGATTCAGGTGGATCGGGTAGACTGCCTTCAATTCGGGTCTCTCCTGCAAGATTTGAGCCAGTGCCTGGAACATGTGATCCATCGGTTCCCCCTGATTTTCCCGGCGGTGAGCCGTGATCAGGATCATTTTGGAGTCGCCCACCCAATCGAGCACATCATGCTCAAAGTCCGGGCTGATCGTGGTGCGCAGAGCATCTATGGCCGTGTTGCCCGTCACAAAGACACGCGCGGGGTCAACCCCTTCCCGCAGCAGATTTTCTCTGGCAGTAGCCGTCGGGGCGAAATGGAGATCCGCCACCAAAGATACCGCCCGTCGGTTGAATTCCTCGGGAAAGGGCGAATGAATGTCAAAGGTGCGCAGCCCTGCCTCTACGTGCCCCACCGGGATATTTTCATAGAAACAGGTTAAGGAAGCGGCAAAGGTTGTGGTCGTGTCGCCATGAACCAGGACCAGATCAGGGTTTTCCAGCTCCAGCACTTTCTTTAACCGCGTCAGGATATTTGTGGTCAGGTCATTCAGGGTCTGTCTGGGTTTCATAATGGAAAGATCATGATCCGGCACAATGCCAAAGACATCCAGCACCTGATCCAGCATTTCGCGATGCTGGCCGGAAACACAGACAATGGTTTCAAACTCCTCGCGGCTTTTCAGTTCCAGAACCAGGGGGCACATTTTGATGGCTTCCGGTCTCGTGCCAAAAATGACAAGAATTCTTTTCATGCGAATGCTCCTTTCTCTGCCGGCGGCAAAGAGTTGCTCAACTTATGCTTCAGGCCCGACGAATCTTTTTCCAGACAGCCTGGACGATCTGATCCACTTCGGGGATCTTCAGACACAAGATCAGAAGACCATAAACGACGGCAGAGAGAAGAATGGAAGCCATAACACCCAGTTTTGTCCCCGCCATTGCTTCCAGCTGATGGAACGAGAACCATGCCGTGGCACCCATTACCAGGGACGCGAACGTGATTTTTAAAAGCTTCCCTGCCATGGACCGATACTGCAGCGAAATCTCTCCGCGCCAGCGCAGGATAATTACCAGCAGGCCGGCACTGATCAGTGAGGAAATCGAGGTAGCCAAAGCCAGGCCATTGATGCCCATAAAACTCGACAGCAACAGGTTCAGGACCACATTGATTCCAACGGCAATGGCCGCTGTTATCATGGGGGTTCTGGAATCACTCATGGAATAGAAAATTCGGGAGAAGATTTCACGGAAGGCATAACCAATCAAGCCCGGCGCATAATAGAACATGGCGCCGCCGGTCAGATTGACGGCCCGTTCATCAAATTCTCCGCCAAAAAACAGCAGATAGATGATCTGGTGGCTTAAAACCATCAGCCCCATGACACACGGAATGACTACCAGCGCCATGGTCACCATGGAATTGGTTGTCATGTCCTCCACTCCTTTGAGATCTTTCTGATAAAACAGCTTGCTGATCTTGGGATAGATGACGGCGATGATCGAGTAAACAAAGATCCCCTGTACAAAGCCATTCATCTTGCTGGCATAGTCCAGAGAAGCCACCCCGCCGTCCAGCAGCCGGGAAGCCATGGTCTTGTCCACGACAACGTTGATCTGATTGACAGCCACTCCCAGCACCACCGGCGCCGCCAGAGCCAGCAGATGCTGGAGTTCCCGGTCCTGAAAATCAATCACCGGCTGCCAGCGATAGCCCAGCCGCCGGGCAAAAGGAATCATCCAAAGAACCTGAACCAGCACCGAAAGAACAATCCCGATGGGCAGGAACAGAGGATTCAGGTACTTTGCGGCTGGATAGGACAGATAGAACACGAGGTTCATCGGAATCCCCACCAGTGCCGGCACCCAGAAGTTGTCGTGAATCTGCAGATAGGGCTGCAGCAGATAGCTCATAAATGAGAATACCACGCCCCACACCGCAATTCGGGTGAATTGCTTGGTCAGTTCCAGCTTGCTGCCGGTAAAGCCTGAGGCAAACAGCTTCACAAAAAATCCGGGATACAGCGTAACAATGAGACTGAAGACGATCCCGATCAGGATCGTCACATTGGTTGTATTGGCCAGGAACCGGTGGGCCTGGTCCCTGCCCTTCTTCATCTGAGTCCGGTTGAAGGTCGGAATGAAGCCCGTGGAAATTCCTGTCCCCACCATCATCAGGATGATCATGGGGATGGTCTGAGCGATTTTGTAGGCTTCGGCCGTTTCACCGATCCCAAAGAACCGGCCGAGCAGGATATCGCGGATAAATCCGAACACTTTCGTAAATGCTGACAATGCCATCAGCAGGATGACCGCCGATCGGGCAGACTTTCCCTTTGAGCTGCTGGTGGTTTCAGCCGCAGGTTTCTGGTTCAGATTTTCCTCCGGGGTGAGCGGTTTCTTAGGCATGAAGAGCGTCCTTTAACGCCGCAGCAACGGCTTCCTGATCCGCTGGCGTGATATAGGGCGACAATGGCAGAGCCAGTACACGCCGGCACAGGTCGGTTGAAACCGCCAGCTCCGCCTCATTGACGGCCAAGTTGGCATAGGCGGTCTGCCGGTGCATCGGTTTGGGATAATACACCATGGTAGGAATTCCCCGGGCTTTGAGCTCGGTCATGACATGATCGCGCTGCACTTCATCCTTGCATTTAATGGTATACTGCGCCCAGCCGGAGGTATACCCCTGAGGAATGATGGGAGTCTGAGCCACACCCCGGAGCAGATCGTCGTAGTTGGCGGCTGCTCCGGTAATGTCATCCAGCTCATAGTCTCTGAGGGCCTTGAACTTTTCCTGTAAAATCACCGCCTGGATCGTATCCAGCCGTGAATTGTACCCAATGCGGACATTGTCATACTTCTCCTCCCCTTTGCCGTGCACCGCCAGGGAGCGGATCAGCGCAGCCACTGCATCATCATTGGTGAAGACCGCTCCGCCGTCGCCATAGCAGCCTAACGGCTTGGCCGGGAAGAAGGAAGTGGTGGCAGCATCACCGAAACTGCAGTTTCGGCGATCTCCGATGGCCCCGGAAAATCCCTGCGCCCCATCTTCCAGAAGCTTCAGGCCTTCGCGCCGGCACAGCGGTTCCAGGGTCGGATAATCCGCCGCCAGACCAAATAAGTCAACGGCTACCACCGCTTTCGGGGTCAGGCGGCCTTCCGCCCGAACCTTGCGAATGGCCTGTTCCAATGCTTTGGGATCGAGGTTGAACGTGTCCTCCAGGACATCGACAAACACCGGGGTCGCCCCGGTTACGCTGACAGCCTCCGCGGAGGCGAAAAACGTAAAGTCAGGAACGAAGACGGCGTCGCCGGGTCCGATGCCCCACGCCTTCAATACCAGCATCAGAGCATCCGTGCCATTGGCACAGCTGATGCAGTGCTTCACTCCGACATAATCTGCCAGCATTTCTTCCAGCTCCCGCACCGGCTTCCCGCCGATGAACTGGGCGGAGCCCATGATTTCCATGACTCTGGGGTCAATGGCTTCCTTTAGTGCCAGATACTGGCTTTTCAGATCTCTGAATTCCAACTATTTCAACTCCTTCAGTTCCTCGGTCTCAGTCAGTTCATAGGAACGACCACAGCTGCAGTGCAGTTCCCCGGGCAGAACCTTGCCACATTCGCAGACCCAGCCGCGCTGACGGGCCGGACTGCCCAGCATCAGGGCATGGGCTTTCACATCCCGCACCACAACGGCACCGGCACCGATCAGACACCATTCGCCCAGTGTGACGCCGCATACGATGGTGGCATTGGCGCCGATCGATGCGCCATATTTTACTTTTGTCTTCAGATAGCCGACCCGTCCCTTGGGATATTTGGCCCGGGGAGTCAGGTCGTTGGTAAATACCATGGAGGGGCCGCAGAAGACATAATCTTCCAGCTCCACCCCCTCGTAGACCGTCACGTTGTTCTGAATCTTGACTCCGCTGCCAATGATGACATTGTTCGAGATATTGACATTCTGTCCCAGGGAGCAGTGTTCCCCGATGCGGGCACCCCGCTGAATATGGCCGAAATGCCAAACCTTTGTTCCAGTGCCGATCTGTACGTCCTCATCGATATATGCCGACTCATGGACAAAATAGTCCTTCTCCAAGGCCGGAGCAGCCTCTGGCAGATGTTGTTCCATCGATTCGCTCATCAGTTGGTCTCCCGCAGCCTGCGTTTGACCTGGGCAACATGCTCGACATCGATCCGGTCGCTGAACCGGCCTTCAAAGTCGGTGGATGCCACCTCTGTCAGGGGCAGTCTGACCGGCTTGCCGGACGCCGCCGACTGATAGATGGCCAGCACCAGTTCCAGGGCATTGCGTCCGTCCTGCGCCGTGATGTACGGCGGACGCCCTTCCCGAATGGCAGCGATGACATCCTGATACAGCGGCGTATGGCCAAACCCATAGACATTGGGGGGATTCTCATGGTACACCGTTTTGATCTCTTCCGGATCATCCAGCTGGTCACGGAACAGCCATTCTTCGATAATGTTGACGGATTTTCCGCCGGCCTTAACGGTACCGTCCTGACCAAACAGGTAGAGCGTTTCTTCCAGATTCTGCGGGAAAATGTTCGTTGTTCCCTCGATGATGCCGTAGGATCCGTTGGAGAATTTGACCAGAGCCATGCCCAGGTCTTCCGCCTCAATGAACGGATGCATCAGGTTGTCGGTGTAGGCGACCACTTCTTCGATCTCATTGCCCATCATCCAGCGCAGGAGATCGATATTGTGGATGCACTGATTCATCAGCGCGCCGCCGTCCTGTTCCCAGGTTCCCCGCCAGGGAGCCTGGCTGTAATAGGATTCACCGCGGTTCCAGCGGATGTGGGCGGTTCCGTGCAGGAGACGGCCGAACCGGCCGTGTTCCATGGCCTCACGGATCTTCTGGACCGATTTATTGAACCGGTTCTGGTGGCAGGCACACACCGTTACCCCCTTGGCCGTACTGCGCCGGATGATTTCATCGGCTTCCGGCAGGGACAGCGTGATCGGCTTTTCAATGATCAGATGAACCCCGGCATCAATGCAGTCCAGGGCAATGGACCCGTGTTTGCCCGACTCGGTGCAGATGGCCGCAAGGTCGATGGCCTCATGCCTGAGCATCTCACGGTAATCCGTGTATTTCTTAACCTGGGCAAGCCCAAACGCCTGTGCCTTTTCATCCATTCTCTCCGGAATCACATCGCAGATGGCAACAATCTCCAGGCCGTTGGCCTGGGCCGCCGCAAAATGATTAACCGAAATCCGGCCGCAGCCGATAATTGCAAATTTCATGACATATCTCCTATAACAGATCGATCTTGGACCGATCCGCAATGTATTTCATGGCATTCCGGGTATCCAGGATCGCCTGGGCTTCCCGGTTGATGGCTTCATAATCCATGACGCCATGGGCCGTAGTGATCACAACCAGGTCATACTGTCCCACGGTTTCGATAGTGAGTTCCGTCAGTCCCTGATGATTTTGACCCTTGAACTTGTATTCCGGGATGTAGGGATCAAAGAATGTCACTTCGCTGCCCTGCTTCTCAAAGTTTTCAATGACTTTCAGTGCCGGGGATTCGCGGTAGTCGTCTATGTCATTCTTGTAGGCAACACCCAGTATCAGGATCTTGGAGCCGTTGAGCGGTTTCCGATGCCGGTTCAGCACCCGGGCGGCGCGCTCGATGACGTACTGGGGCATGTAGTTGTTGATTTCACCCGACGTTTCAATCAGCTTGGTGTGATAATCATACTCTCTGGCTTTCCAGGTCAGATAATAGGGATCCAGCGGAATGCAGTGGCCGCCCAGACCCGGGCCCGGGTAGAAGGCCTGGAAGCCGTAAGGCTTTGTTTTGGCCGCGTCGATCACTTCCCAGACGGAGATGCCCATTTTATCGCAGATAATCGCCATTTCATTGACCAGTCCGATGTTGATGTTGCGGTAGGTGTTTTCCAGGATCTTTTCCATTTCAGCGACAGCCGGAGACGAAACTTCCAGAATATCGCCGGCCAGAACCGCCCGGTACATGGCCGCGATGACTTCGGTGGCATCCTTGCCGACTCCGCCCACTACCTTCGGGGTGTTCTTGGTATTGTAATGTTTATTGCCCGGATCGACCCGCTCGGGAGAGAATCCCAGATAGAAATCCTCGCCGCAGGTCAGTCCTGAGCCAGCCTCCAGAATCGGCTTCAGCAGTTCTTCCGTTGTACCGGGATAGGTGGTGGACTCCAGAACCACAATGCTACCTTTTTTCAGGTACCCCGCTATGGCTTCCGTAGAACTCTTGACATAGCTGATGTCCGGCTGCTGATACGCATCCAGCGGCGTCGGAACGCAGATGGCGACGAAGTCGACATCACGGATAAACGAGAAGTCATTGGTGGCCCGCAGCATGCCCTGCTGAACCAGGGTTTTCAGATCGTCATCTACCACATCGCCGATATAGTTATGGCCGTCGTTCACCCAGTCCACTTTCTGCTCCTGGACGTCAAAGCCGATGGTCTGGAATCCGGCTTTTGCCTTTTCCACGGCCAGCGGCAGGCCGACATAGCCAAGTCCCACGACCCCGACCGTGATCGCACGATCCTGAATCTTCTTCAACAGTTCATTTTTCATCATGATTTTTTATCCTCTTTTCGTTTACGGAATAATCTGCGGAAGTCATCGGACAGCTTGCCATAGTGATGCATTTCACGGACAAAACGTCTGGATTCCTCATAAATCTTTGTTCGTTCTTCCTCTTTCAGACCCTTCGCCTCCAGGATCCGGTCAGCAATGTCCCGGGCATCTCCGGCACGGGCTTTCAGGGTATTCCCGACTTCATCCATCGGGCTGTGCTCCGTATCCCAGGCGTTGATGATGGGACGGCCAGCCAGCAAATAATCGAAGATCTTGTTGGCGGACACTCCATATTCATAAAGCGGCGAAGGCTGGCTGCCAAGATACAGCGCGTCGCATTCAGAAAGTGTCCCAATGACCTGAGCTTTGGGAATGGGATCTTCAAAATGCACCCCATTCAGCTGTTGCTCTTCCTTCAGGCGAAGGAGCTCACTCTTCAGAATGCCGTCACCGATAACCACGCAGGCAATCTCGGGATGATCCTTCAGATGAATCATGGCGCGGATCAAATCCTCCATGGCGTTGCTGACCGAGATGCCTCCGGCATAACCGACGACAAATTTCCCCTGCTCTTTCAGTTTCTGAATCCGGTTCGCGACGCGGTCGCTGACCTCCGGCGGAGTGCCGGCTTCCTTGAAATAGGATGGCGGCAGTCCATTGGGAATGTGGATTACCGGAGTCGTGAAGCCTCGGGACTGAATATAGGGCTTCACATTCGGCAGAACCGAAACGATGCAGTCCGATTGACGGTAGGCCGAATCTTCCGCAACCTGCATCGCCGCGATGAAGGGATGATGCTTGGAATAACCGCCCAGAAGGCGCGGTGACAGCGGCCAGAGATCATGAATCTCATGGATCAGCATCGCCCCGGATTTTCGTTTGATTTTCTGCCCGATCCAGGTATCCATTGGATACGTGGAGGAACAGATGACCACATCCGGCTGGTAGCGCCGGATGAGTTCATCGGCGGCTTTCATGCCCTTCTGAACAAACTGCGCCATAGACAGAATACGGTCAAAATTATTGCCGTGATAATGCCTGGTCCTTAGAAAACAAAAGCGGACCCCGTCAATGACTTTTTCTTCCAGGTCTTCGCCGATGTCCGGATTATGGCTGCGCAGATGAGAATAATCAGCCGCCAGGATGGTCGTGTCAATTCCCGCCCTGCGCCACTCATGAGCCAGGTAAAAGGGGCGAAATTCCATCCCCAGGGTTTCTGAGCCGGCATAATGGTCAATGTATAGTACGTTCATGGTCGGAGTCATCTCCTTTAAATTCAGGGAAGGTCAATTGCCGAAAAACACTTCACGCACGGTCATCCAGAGCAGTCTCAGGTCATAAGCGAGAGAAGCGCGTTCGACATAGTCCAGGTTGATCCGGAGTTTTTCCGGCATGATTTCTTCCAGATAAGTTTTCTCAGGATCCTGTGACTGACCCAGCAGCTCGGATTCCTTGCGGTATTTAATCGAGGCCAGGTCGGTCACCCCAGGCTTAATGGACAGAACTTTTTTCTGTTCCTGTGTATAATGGGCGACGTATTTGGGAACTTCCGGCCGAGGACCGACAAAGCTCATCTCCCCCTTGACGATATTGAGGATCTGGGGCAGTTCGTCCAACTTGAATTTGCGAAGCGTTTCCCCTACCCGGGTCACCCGGGCGTCATTGCCCACTGTGATCTTCAGGCCCATTTCTTCCGCTCCTTCCACCATGGTTCTGAACTTCATGATCCGGAACGGTTTCCCGTTTTTCCCCACCCGTTCCTGAAGGAACAGCACAGGGCCCGGCGAAGTCAGTCTGACCAGGAGGGCAATGACTGCCAGGAACGGCGACAGCAGGACAAAACCGATGACTCCGAATATACGGTCAAAGGCTGATTTGGCGAAGCTGTTAGATGGTTTCATAGTCAATCCGGTGCTCCTTACGCACTAGTTCACATACTTCAATGAACTGGTCCAGAAGGTACTCCACCTGCTCATCGGTCAAAAGGGTGTGCAGGGGCAGAGTGACTTCATTTTCGTACATATGGTAGGCATTGGGATAATCCGCAATGTCAAATCCCAGATTTTTGTAGGCCGTCATCATCGGCAAAGGCTTGTAATGGACATTCACGGCGATATCGCGTTCACTCATGCGCTCGATCACCTCATTGCGGGCCTCAACCGGAAAGCCCAGGAGGTTGACCAGATAGAGGTGTCCGCTGGACCGGCTGGTATCATCATAGTGCTTCAGCGGGCGCAGGTAAGGCAATTGGGTCAGACGCTCGTCATAGCGGTGGATCATCTGAGCCCGGCGTTCCAGCAGTTCGGGGTAGCGCTTTAACTGAGCCAGTCCCAGAGATGCCATGATATCAGTCATATTGCCCTTATAGCCGGGATAGATAATGTCATATTCCCAGTCACCGCCCTTGGTTTTAGCCAGGGCGTCCCGATTCTGGCCATGCAGGGCCAGCAGCATGAATTCCCGATACACTTCCTCATCATTCCAGCCGCCCTCCTGCCGCCAGGTGATGGCTCCGCCTTCTGCGGTCGTAAAATTCTTGACCGCATGGAAAGAATAGCAGGAAAAATCGGCGTCCTGTCCGCTGCGCAGTCCATTGCGAACTGCTCCCAGAGAATGGGCCGCGTCGGCCAGCACGACGATCCGTCCGAGCTGTTTCTGCCGGTCATTGGCTGCAGTGAACACAGAGCGGTACTCCTCACACAGTTCGATCAAGGCGGAATTATCAGTCATGACACCGCCCAGGTTCACGGGTATGATCGCCTTGGTCCGATTCGTTATTTTGCGGCGGACATCTTCCGGGTCAATAAAAAAGGTGTCTTTCGCGGTATCGGCCATGACGATCTTGGCGCCGACGTGATGAATCACGGAAGCGGAAGCACTGTACGTATAGGCTGATGTAATGACTTCATCCCCTGGTCCGATTCCCAGAAAGCGCAGCACCATTTCCATGGCGATAGTCGCTGAGTTCATGCACACGACACGGCTGGTGCCGACAAATTGAGCCAGTTCCTGTTCCAGTCGTTTGGTTTTCGGACCCGTCGTAATCCAGCCGGACCGCAGGGTGTCGACCACTTCATCAATTTCCAGCTGGCTGATATCCGGTGGCGAAAAATTAATTTTCATCAAATGTCCCTCTTTCAAGAAAGCTTCTCGGTGGGAGCTTCCCGGTAGGTCGTAACAATGGTCCTCATGGTGTCTTTCACTTTCTGATTCGATGCAGCGCTATCTTCGATGACCGCTTTGAGCTGAGTCAGTCCGTCAAGCAGTTCTTCCCACTTGAATTCGCTGGGCTTGCCAATGAAGACCAGGGAGTTTTTGGTCTTGGTCAGTCCTTCTTCACTCATGAGCAACTCCTCATAGAGCTTTTCTCCGGGGCGCAGCCCCGTGACTTCAATCTTAATGTCGACATCCGGTTCATAGCCGGACAGGCGGATCAAATTCTTGGCCAAATCGTAGATCCTGACCGGTTCCCCCATATCCAGAACGAAGATTTCACCGCCTCTGGCGAATGAACCAGCTGTCAGGACAAGCTTGACCGCTTCTGGAATGGTCATAAAATAACGCGTAATGTTGCGATGGGTAACGGTTACGGGGCCGCCTTCGGCAATCTGTTTTTTAAAGAGCGGAATGACGGAACCGTTGGATCCCAGCACGTTGCCAAAACGGACTGCCACAAAGGCCGTGTGTTTTGAGGTCTGGTTATAAGTCTGGATGATCATTTCGCACAGACGCTTGGTC is a window from the Clostridiaceae bacterium HFYG-1003 genome containing:
- the frlD gene encoding fructoselysine 6-kinase is translated as MKIAAAGDNCIDWYDEAETGYPGGNAVNVAVYFKRLGGEASYTGAVGPDDHGTILRSALLYKGVDITHLYTLPGQTAVTHVAVKEGDRIFGAYEEGVVGDFDLQATDIDFLCDHDLVVTGCWGHLEHHLAGLKQRGLQTAYDASTDPNSPAAYLAAASTDYFFYSAQSPDGPELRKQMANIKARGPRLVIATLGESGSLVFDGTEYHQYGIVPCEAVDSLGAGDSYIAGFLKGILLDLPIIDCMALGAESASITLEYKGAW
- a CDS encoding SH3 domain-containing protein, whose translation is MKILKYMIFLVAVLSFMVFFGHKETLSPEESLAITEFENLTAQNSTTPVAAADPTPGAGSTTSAGSQPQTSPATDTTPLYLKTTPNGTVLEDSVNVRSGPGLDFPVVTQLYKGDQVILGNNFNGWYELNLDGRKYYISADFVLMAPVQ
- the wecB gene encoding UDP-N-acetylglucosamine 2-epimerase (non-hydrolyzing), which codes for MKRILVIFGTRPEAIKMCPLVLELKSREEFETIVCVSGQHREMLDQVLDVFGIVPDHDLSIMKPRQTLNDLTTNILTRLKKVLELENPDLVLVHGDTTTTFAASLTCFYENIPVGHVEAGLRTFDIHSPFPEEFNRRAVSLVADLHFAPTATARENLLREGVDPARVFVTGNTAIDALRTTISPDFEHDVLDWVGDSKMILITAHRRENQGEPMDHMFQALAQILQERPELKAVYPIHLNPDIRATADRILGHLDNLLLIPPLDVLEFHNIMARAYVVMTDSGGIQEEAPALGIPVLVMRNTTERPEGIESGTLKLVGTQIEEITTALYQLLDDQAEYDRMSQARNPYGDGTASRQIAQILSETMNR
- a CDS encoding SIS domain-containing protein, which encodes MLNLDVERQVMSVTGALELRPRIEAVVDQFCQVGYDAVFIMGIGGTWASGLQTQAHVKARSAIPFDVEHASEYLTTGNRRITDRSIVLFSSVTGTTEEMVQASRKVKQTGARILGFIDLEHTALEEFCDYCISYPKNEQLKFFMTADRFLYQAGDFPEYDTYYEEMEAHLPQALAEVEKAADEWAQEFAADKYRYCLENPHMPHYFIGSGTQWGATYSYAMCYWEEQLWLRTKSISAAEFFHGTLEIIDAQTPVVLYIGEDAQRPLAERVARFLPKVCRNYTVIDSKNYELKGIREEYRGSVSHLILRAVNNRIDAHMEREFCHPMGIRRYYRQFDY
- the murJ gene encoding murein biosynthesis integral membrane protein MurJ is translated as MPKKPLTPEENLNQKPAAETTSSSKGKSARSAVILLMALSAFTKVFGFIRDILLGRFFGIGETAEAYKIAQTIPMIILMMVGTGISTGFIPTFNRTQMKKGRDQAHRFLANTTNVTILIGIVFSLIVTLYPGFFVKLFASGFTGSKLELTKQFTRIAVWGVVFSFMSYLLQPYLQIHDNFWVPALVGIPMNLVFYLSYPAAKYLNPLFLPIGIVLSVLVQVLWMIPFARRLGYRWQPVIDFQDRELQHLLALAAPVVLGVAVNQINVVVDKTMASRLLDGGVASLDYASKMNGFVQGIFVYSIIAVIYPKISKLFYQKDLKGVEDMTTNSMVTMALVVIPCVMGLMVLSHQIIYLLFFGGEFDERAVNLTGGAMFYYAPGLIGYAFREIFSRIFYSMSDSRTPMITAAIAVGINVVLNLLLSSFMGINGLALATSISSLISAGLLVIILRWRGEISLQYRSMAGKLLKITFASLVMGATAWFSFHQLEAMAGTKLGVMASILLSAVVYGLLILCLKIPEVDQIVQAVWKKIRRA